A region of Rhizobium grahamii DNA encodes the following proteins:
- a CDS encoding peptidylprolyl isomerase — translation MKLFYLAFAGVLYLASFAGDAFAQSGDTLTIQLKNGPVVIQLMPDVAPKHVAQIEALAKKGEYDNVAFHRVIEGFMAQTGDVKYGNMEKSFDASLAGTGGSELPDLPAEFSKTPFVRGTVGMARSQDPNSANSQFFIMFADGSFLNGQYTVVGKVVSGMENVDKIKRGEGQNGEVSNPDRMIKVTVGKK, via the coding sequence ATGAAACTTTTCTATCTCGCATTTGCAGGCGTGCTTTATCTTGCCTCGTTCGCCGGCGACGCGTTCGCCCAGTCCGGCGACACGCTGACGATCCAGCTGAAGAACGGCCCTGTGGTCATCCAGCTTATGCCCGACGTCGCGCCGAAGCATGTTGCGCAGATCGAAGCGCTCGCCAAGAAGGGCGAGTACGACAACGTTGCTTTCCATCGCGTCATCGAAGGCTTCATGGCCCAGACCGGCGACGTGAAGTACGGCAACATGGAAAAGAGCTTTGATGCGAGCCTCGCCGGCACCGGCGGCTCCGAGCTGCCCGACCTGCCGGCAGAATTCTCGAAGACGCCTTTCGTTCGCGGCACGGTCGGCATGGCCCGTTCGCAGGACCCGAACTCCGCGAACTCGCAGTTCTTCATCATGTTCGCCGATGGCTCGTTCCTCAATGGCCAGTACACCGTTGTCGGCAAGGTCGTTTCCGGCATGGAGAACGTCGACAAGATCAAGCGCGGCGAGGGCCAGAACGGCGAAGTCAGCAATCCCGACCGGATGATCAAGGTCACCGTTGGCAAGAAGTAA
- a CDS encoding peptidylprolyl isomerase: MAEIKDPENTIILETTKGKVVIQLLPEVAPEHVARIKELAREKAYDGVVFHRVINDFMAQTGDVKFGKKGSESFNPGRAGMGGSEKPDLKAEFSAISHIRGTCSMARSQNPNSANSQFFICFTDAPWLNKQYSVWGQVIEGMDNVDKIKKGEPVTDPDSIVSMRVAADV; encoded by the coding sequence ATGGCCGAGATCAAGGATCCCGAAAACACCATCATCCTGGAAACCACCAAGGGCAAGGTTGTCATCCAGCTGCTGCCGGAAGTGGCACCGGAACACGTCGCCCGCATCAAGGAACTCGCTCGCGAGAAGGCCTATGACGGCGTTGTCTTCCATCGCGTCATCAACGACTTCATGGCGCAGACCGGTGACGTGAAGTTCGGCAAGAAGGGCAGCGAGAGCTTCAACCCAGGCCGCGCCGGCATGGGCGGCTCCGAGAAGCCTGACCTGAAGGCTGAATTCTCGGCAATCAGCCACATCAGAGGCACCTGCTCGATGGCGCGCTCGCAGAACCCGAACTCGGCCAACTCGCAGTTCTTCATCTGCTTCACGGATGCTCCCTGGCTCAACAAGCAGTACTCCGTCTGGGGTCAGGTCATCGAAGGCATGGACAACGTCGACAAGATCAAGAAGGGCGAGCCGGTCACCGATCCGGACTCGATCGTCTCGATGCGGGTTGCCGCTGACGTCTGA
- a CDS encoding GntR family transcriptional regulator codes for MNQLKRRQVVRAGTTVEQMVRAVADMIVTGALLPGEKLDEISLAGRFEVSRTPVREALRELGAMGLVDREPNRSATVANVTEAYLHSMFEAMSELEAICARLSAERMTIDERRALEFSHRGSAKLVHAGADDEYAAHNTEFHSRLYRGAHNDHIYEMVTQTRARLAPFRRAQFRLPGRLAKSYDEHDVIVTAIMRGDAVAAGQAAYAHVAIVSDASIVFATVKGQ; via the coding sequence GTGAATCAGCTCAAGCGCAGACAAGTGGTAAGGGCCGGCACGACCGTTGAACAAATGGTCCGCGCGGTAGCTGATATGATCGTGACGGGAGCATTGCTGCCGGGCGAAAAACTGGACGAAATTTCGCTGGCGGGGCGTTTCGAAGTGTCTCGAACGCCCGTGCGTGAAGCGTTGAGGGAGCTCGGTGCGATGGGCTTGGTCGATCGCGAACCGAACCGCAGCGCGACCGTCGCCAATGTGACGGAAGCCTATCTTCATTCGATGTTCGAGGCCATGTCAGAACTCGAGGCGATTTGCGCGCGGCTATCAGCTGAACGCATGACCATCGATGAAAGACGCGCACTGGAGTTTTCGCATCGCGGTTCGGCAAAGCTCGTTCACGCCGGCGCCGACGACGAATACGCGGCGCACAACACCGAGTTTCACTCGCGGCTGTATCGCGGCGCGCATAATGATCACATCTACGAGATGGTGACCCAGACCCGCGCGCGGCTGGCACCGTTTCGTCGCGCGCAGTTCCGCTTGCCGGGCCGCCTGGCAAAATCCTATGACGAGCACGACGTGATCGTGACGGCTATCATGCGCGGCGATGCAGTGGCGGCTGGACAGGCGGCCTATGCGCATGTTGCGATTGTTAGTGACGCAAGCATCGTCTTCGCGACCGTCAAGGGACAGTAA
- a CDS encoding DUF4864 domain-containing protein: MRAFLAVFILCAASFVMTARAEDPIDTTRIMIEAQIKAFLNDDVDTAYSYAAPSIKAIYPDKNLFFAMVKKSYQPVYHPGNYAFGRSRSVDNGAMIYHEVLISGRDGKDWTAIYQVARQPDGSYKINGVQIVPNTESKGI, from the coding sequence ATGCGCGCTTTCCTCGCAGTTTTCATTCTGTGTGCCGCGTCCTTTGTAATGACCGCTCGGGCAGAAGATCCGATCGATACGACGCGGATCATGATCGAGGCGCAGATCAAGGCGTTCCTGAACGACGATGTGGACACGGCCTATTCCTACGCCGCGCCAAGCATCAAGGCGATCTATCCCGACAAGAACCTGTTCTTCGCGATGGTCAAGAAAAGCTATCAACCGGTCTATCACCCCGGCAACTATGCCTTCGGGCGAAGTCGCTCGGTGGACAACGGCGCGATGATCTATCACGAGGTGCTGATCTCGGGCCGCGACGGCAAGGATTGGACCGCCATATACCAAGTCGCGCGCCAGCCGGATGGAAGCTACAAGATCAACGGTGTTCAGATCGTGCCGAATACCGAGAGCAAGGGCATTTAG
- the tgt gene encoding tRNA guanosine(34) transglycosylase Tgt, producing MTENFQFTLKKTDAGARLGEVSMPRGTIRTPAFMPVGTVGTVKAMYLDQVRDTGADIILGNTYHLMLRPTAERVARLGGLHKLIRWDGPILTDSGGFQVMSLSGLRKLDEQGVTFKSHVDGSLHHMSPERSIEIQGLLDSDIQMQLDECVALPAEPREIERAMEMSLRWAERCKVAFGNQPGKAMFGIVQGGDVPALRVRSAAALKDLDLKGYAVGGLAVGEPQDVMLKMLEETLPVLPTEKPRYLMGVGTPDDILKSVARGIDMFDCVMPTRSGRHGLAFTRRGKVNIRNARHAEDMRPLDDQSNCPASRDYSRAYLHHLVRANEALGGMLLSWHNLAYYQELMQGIRKAIAEGRFADFMAETKEEWARGDLEPV from the coding sequence ATGACCGAGAACTTTCAGTTCACCCTCAAGAAGACCGATGCCGGTGCTCGTCTGGGCGAGGTCTCGATGCCGCGCGGCACGATCCGCACGCCTGCTTTCATGCCTGTCGGCACTGTCGGCACCGTCAAGGCAATGTATCTCGACCAGGTTCGCGACACCGGCGCCGACATCATTCTCGGCAATACCTACCATCTGATGCTGCGCCCGACGGCCGAGCGCGTGGCGCGTCTCGGCGGTCTTCACAAGCTGATCCGCTGGGACGGGCCTATCCTCACCGACAGCGGCGGCTTTCAGGTCATGTCGCTTTCCGGTCTGCGCAAGCTCGACGAGCAGGGCGTGACGTTCAAATCGCATGTCGACGGCAGCCTGCACCACATGTCGCCGGAACGCTCCATCGAGATCCAGGGATTGCTCGACAGCGACATCCAGATGCAGCTCGACGAATGCGTGGCGCTGCCCGCCGAGCCGCGTGAAATCGAGCGTGCCATGGAAATGTCACTGCGCTGGGCCGAGCGATGCAAGGTCGCTTTCGGCAACCAGCCGGGGAAGGCAATGTTCGGCATCGTGCAGGGTGGGGACGTGCCCGCCCTTCGCGTCCGATCGGCTGCCGCGCTCAAGGATCTCGATCTCAAGGGCTATGCCGTTGGTGGTCTCGCCGTCGGCGAGCCGCAGGACGTCATGCTGAAGATGCTTGAGGAAACGCTGCCGGTGCTTCCGACGGAAAAGCCGCGCTACCTCATGGGCGTCGGCACGCCCGACGATATCCTGAAGTCGGTTGCTCGCGGTATCGACATGTTCGACTGCGTCATGCCGACCCGCTCCGGCCGGCATGGTCTTGCCTTCACCCGTCGTGGCAAGGTCAACATCCGCAACGCCCGTCACGCCGAGGATATGCGCCCGCTCGACGACCAGTCGAACTGCCCGGCCTCACGCGACTACTCGCGCGCCTACCTGCATCACCTTGTCCGCGCCAACGAGGCGCTCGGCGGGATGCTGCTCTCCTGGCATAATCTCGCCTACTATCAGGAGCTGATGCAGGGCATCCGCAAAGCGATCGCAGAAGGTCGGTTTGCCGACTTTATGGCGGAAACGAAGGAAGAATGGGCGAGGGGCGATCTGGAGCCGGTCTGA
- a CDS encoding ABC transporter permease, which yields MDESGIGIWGVPLAILAGAIRVSTPFIFVSLGETITERSGRINLGLEGTLVFGAMTAYAVAVMSGSAWLGVLAAMGTGAVFGLVHGWICKWPKVNDIAIGIAMMQFGLGMAFFLGKPFIKPVAPHLPSIPLGGWSSLPQVQAALNINVLFLIGALLAVALWWAFKNTRVGLILRVVGDSTDAARAMGIDPDRIRLLATAAGGSLAAVGGAYLSLYYPGSWNEGISSGQGLMAVALVIFARWNPIGCFLAALLFGGAGALGPALQSVGVTQGYYLFYAAPYVLTLAILIATSSPTRSLAGAPGALSVTK from the coding sequence ATGGACGAGAGCGGTATCGGCATATGGGGTGTACCGCTGGCAATCCTCGCCGGCGCCATCAGGGTCTCCACGCCCTTCATCTTCGTCAGCCTCGGCGAGACGATCACGGAGCGATCGGGTCGCATCAATCTCGGGCTCGAGGGAACGCTGGTGTTCGGCGCGATGACGGCCTACGCGGTGGCCGTCATGAGCGGCTCGGCTTGGCTCGGCGTACTCGCGGCCATGGGAACGGGCGCCGTCTTCGGCCTCGTGCACGGCTGGATCTGCAAGTGGCCGAAGGTCAACGACATCGCGATCGGCATCGCCATGATGCAGTTCGGCCTGGGGATGGCCTTCTTCCTCGGCAAGCCCTTCATCAAGCCGGTGGCGCCGCATCTGCCCTCGATCCCGCTCGGCGGCTGGTCGAGCCTGCCGCAGGTGCAGGCGGCGTTGAACATCAATGTGCTCTTCTTGATCGGCGCGCTGCTGGCGGTGGCGCTGTGGTGGGCATTCAAGAATACCCGCGTCGGCCTCATCCTGCGCGTCGTCGGCGACAGCACGGATGCTGCGCGTGCCATGGGCATCGATCCGGACCGCATTCGCCTGCTTGCCACGGCGGCGGGTGGGTCGCTGGCGGCAGTCGGTGGTGCCTATCTCTCGCTCTACTATCCGGGCTCCTGGAATGAAGGAATTTCTTCCGGACAGGGCCTGATGGCGGTCGCACTCGTGATCTTTGCGCGATGGAACCCGATCGGCTGCTTTCTGGCCGCCCTGCTCTTCGGCGGCGCCGGCGCGCTCGGCCCTGCCCTGCAATCGGTCGGCGTCACCCAAGGATATTACCTGTTTTATGCTGCACCCTACGTGCTGACGCTTGCCATCCTGATCGCCACCTCCTCGCCTACCCGCTCACTCGCTGGTGCGCCAGGGGCCCTGTCAGTTACGAAATAA
- a CDS encoding formamidase codes for MNGLGGLNKSEHGVGIGLVQLQLPVTVTKEDLVRQTQGIVDLVGKARRNQPGMDLVVFPEYALHGLSMDINPDIMCRLDGPEVAAFKKACLDNRIWGCFSIMEFNPDGMPYNSGIVIDDAGELKIYYRKMHPWVPVEPWEPGNFGIPVIDGPKGAKLALIICHDGMFPEMARECAYKGAEIMIRTAGYTAPIRDSWKFTNQSNAFCNLMVTASVCMCGSDGTFDSMGEGMICNFDGSIIAHGTSGRVNEIITAEVRPDLVREARLGWGVENNIYQFGHRGYVAVAGGAGDAPYSYMHDLIAGKYRLPWEADIKITDGTSCGFDKPARRYGETFKLAGE; via the coding sequence ATGAACGGTCTCGGCGGCCTCAACAAATCGGAACACGGTGTCGGTATCGGCCTCGTCCAACTGCAGCTTCCTGTTACCGTCACCAAGGAGGATCTGGTGCGGCAGACGCAGGGGATCGTCGATCTCGTCGGCAAGGCGCGGCGCAACCAGCCGGGCATGGACCTTGTGGTCTTCCCTGAATATGCGTTGCACGGCCTGTCGATGGACATCAATCCCGACATCATGTGCCGGCTGGATGGGCCGGAGGTCGCAGCCTTCAAGAAAGCCTGTCTGGACAACCGGATCTGGGGCTGCTTCTCGATCATGGAGTTCAACCCTGATGGCATGCCCTATAATTCCGGCATCGTCATCGACGATGCGGGCGAACTGAAAATCTATTATCGCAAGATGCACCCCTGGGTTCCGGTCGAGCCGTGGGAGCCGGGCAATTTCGGCATCCCCGTCATCGATGGCCCGAAAGGCGCCAAGCTGGCGCTGATCATCTGCCATGACGGCATGTTCCCCGAGATGGCGCGGGAATGTGCCTACAAGGGCGCCGAGATCATGATCCGCACGGCTGGTTATACCGCGCCGATCCGCGACAGCTGGAAATTCACAAACCAGTCCAATGCCTTCTGCAACCTCATGGTCACGGCGAGCGTGTGCATGTGCGGCTCAGATGGCACCTTCGACAGTATGGGCGAAGGCATGATCTGCAATTTCGATGGCTCGATCATTGCGCATGGCACATCCGGGCGCGTCAACGAGATCATCACCGCGGAGGTCCGGCCGGACCTGGTGCGCGAGGCGCGTCTCGGATGGGGTGTGGAGAACAACATCTACCAGTTCGGCCATCGCGGCTACGTCGCGGTCGCCGGCGGCGCAGGCGATGCGCCCTACAGCTACATGCACGACCTGATCGCGGGCAAGTACCGACTGCCCTGGGAAGCCGACATCAAGATCACCGACGGCACTTCCTGTGGCTTCGACAAGCCGGCGAGGCGCTATGGCGAAACATTCAAGCTTGCGGGCGAATAA
- a CDS encoding ABC transporter permease: MTVEANTSAIGMASEPSSAFRPILEWVARRAEPVAISFGAILIGLALFSVFIVVIGKSPITLFQLMYTGGFGSWFSIQNSLSRAAPLLLTALCVALPARLGLVIIGGEGAVVLGGVAAAAVALPFVGTLPALLVLLVMAAAAMIVGGIWIGLAGFLRHYRGVNETISSLLLAYIAIALMNQFVEGPLRDPASLNKPSTAPLPADYMLGKIPGMDVHWGLAIGIVACIVSWVLIEVTSYGFAARIAGGNVRAAQIQGLPVGRLIVGFTAIAGSFAGLAGMIEVAAVQGSANASLAAGYGYTGILVAFLARHNPLAIIPVAILLGGIDASGGLIQRRMGLPDATVLVLQGTLFVVILLFETFYGRFKIFNPDLWKRNP; the protein is encoded by the coding sequence ATGACAGTCGAGGCAAACACCTCCGCCATAGGCATGGCTTCCGAACCATCGTCCGCGTTCAGGCCCATCCTCGAGTGGGTCGCGCGACGCGCGGAACCTGTTGCCATCAGCTTCGGCGCGATCCTGATCGGGCTGGCGCTCTTCTCGGTATTCATCGTGGTGATCGGCAAATCGCCGATTACCTTGTTCCAACTGATGTACACGGGCGGCTTCGGCAGCTGGTTCTCGATCCAGAACAGCCTCAGCCGGGCCGCCCCGCTGCTTCTGACAGCGCTTTGCGTTGCTCTGCCTGCCCGCCTGGGGCTGGTCATCATCGGCGGCGAGGGCGCGGTGGTGCTGGGTGGTGTCGCGGCCGCGGCAGTGGCGTTGCCGTTCGTCGGAACGCTACCTGCCCTCCTCGTTCTGCTTGTGATGGCAGCGGCGGCGATGATCGTCGGCGGCATCTGGATCGGGCTGGCCGGTTTCCTTCGCCACTACCGCGGCGTCAACGAGACCATCTCCTCGCTGCTGCTCGCCTACATCGCTATCGCGCTGATGAACCAGTTCGTCGAAGGACCGTTGCGCGATCCGGCAAGTCTGAACAAACCCTCCACAGCCCCCCTGCCCGCCGACTACATGCTCGGCAAAATACCCGGCATGGACGTGCATTGGGGGCTCGCCATCGGTATCGTCGCCTGCATCGTCTCGTGGGTGCTGATCGAAGTCACGAGCTACGGCTTTGCGGCGCGTATCGCCGGCGGCAATGTTCGCGCCGCACAAATCCAGGGACTGCCGGTTGGTCGCCTGATCGTCGGCTTCACGGCCATCGCTGGCAGCTTTGCCGGTCTTGCCGGGATGATCGAGGTCGCCGCCGTCCAGGGCAGTGCAAATGCCTCACTGGCGGCCGGCTATGGCTACACGGGCATCCTCGTCGCGTTCCTGGCGCGACACAATCCGCTGGCGATCATTCCCGTCGCCATCCTGCTTGGTGGCATCGATGCCTCGGGCGGGTTGATCCAGCGGCGCATGGGCCTGCCGGATGCGACCGTGCTGGTGCTGCAGGGGACGCTGTTCGTCGTCATCCTGCTGTTCGAAACCTTCTACGGCCGCTTCAAGATCTTCAACCCCGACCTTTGGAAGAGGAACCCGTGA
- the coaD gene encoding pantetheine-phosphate adenylyltransferase, with translation MTTAFYPGSFDPITNGHLDVLVQALNVASKVIVAIGIHPGKTPLFSFEEKASLIRASLAEAFPQKAGDITVVSFDNLVVDAARTHGAALLIRGLRDGTDLDYEMQMAGMNRQMAPDIQTVFLPAGTASRPITATLVRQIAAMGGDVSAFVPAAVLKALQSKRKS, from the coding sequence ATGACGACTGCTTTCTATCCGGGATCCTTCGATCCGATCACGAATGGACATCTCGACGTGCTCGTGCAGGCGCTCAACGTCGCGTCCAAGGTCATCGTCGCGATAGGCATCCATCCAGGCAAGACCCCGCTTTTTTCCTTCGAGGAGAAGGCAAGCCTCATTCGTGCGTCGCTCGCCGAAGCATTTCCTCAGAAGGCCGGCGATATCACGGTCGTTTCCTTCGACAATCTTGTGGTCGATGCGGCGCGCACCCACGGCGCGGCGCTGCTGATCCGCGGGCTCCGGGATGGCACCGATCTCGATTACGAAATGCAGATGGCCGGGATGAACCGGCAGATGGCGCCTGACATCCAGACTGTCTTTCTGCCGGCCGGAACGGCCTCGCGGCCCATAACCGCCACATTGGTCCGGCAAATCGCTGCCATGGGAGGCGATGTCAGTGCCTTTGTGCCGGCTGCCGTCTTGAAAGCCCTTCAATCCAAGCGCAAATCCTAG
- a CDS encoding BMP family ABC transporter substrate-binding protein — MTKLLSMNRRHFLQASAAGALAMTPGLLSGRALAQTALTVGFIYVGPKDDYGYNQAHAEGAASLKALPGITIVEEENVPETVDVQKTMESMINLDGATLIFPTSFGYFDPHMLAMAAKYPDIQFRHCGGLWQEGKNPANTGSYFGYIFQGQYLNGVAAGYTSKSKKIGFVAAKPIPQVLQNINAFLLGARSVDPTITCQVIFTGEWSLAVKEAEATNALIDQGADVITCHVDSPKVVVETAAGRGAFVCGYHANQSPLAPEKYLTGAEWAWGNVYSDFVKRAQAGEKLGNFVRGGLKDGFVKMSPLGPAVPAEGRTKFDATLAEMMSGKFSVFKGPIKDNKGNVVVTADKSYAEDAVELESMAYLVEGVVGSTA, encoded by the coding sequence ATGACCAAACTCCTTTCCATGAACCGACGCCATTTCCTCCAGGCTTCCGCAGCCGGAGCGCTCGCCATGACGCCTGGCTTGCTGAGTGGCCGCGCCCTCGCCCAGACCGCGCTGACGGTGGGCTTCATTTACGTCGGCCCTAAGGACGACTACGGCTACAACCAGGCACATGCCGAAGGTGCAGCCTCGCTGAAGGCCCTGCCGGGCATCACGATCGTCGAAGAAGAAAATGTTCCCGAAACCGTCGATGTCCAGAAGACGATGGAGTCGATGATCAACCTCGATGGCGCCACGCTGATCTTCCCGACGTCGTTCGGCTACTTCGACCCGCATATGCTGGCGATGGCTGCAAAGTATCCTGATATCCAGTTCCGTCATTGCGGCGGTCTCTGGCAGGAAGGCAAGAACCCCGCGAACACCGGTTCGTATTTCGGCTACATCTTCCAGGGTCAATATCTGAATGGTGTCGCGGCCGGCTATACGTCGAAGAGCAAGAAAATCGGCTTCGTCGCCGCCAAGCCCATCCCGCAGGTGCTGCAGAACATCAACGCCTTTCTGCTCGGCGCGCGCTCGGTCGATCCGACGATTACCTGCCAGGTCATCTTTACGGGCGAATGGTCGCTTGCCGTCAAGGAAGCCGAAGCGACGAATGCGCTGATCGACCAGGGTGCCGATGTGATCACCTGCCATGTCGACAGCCCGAAGGTTGTTGTCGAAACAGCAGCTGGCCGCGGTGCCTTCGTCTGCGGCTATCATGCCAACCAGAGCCCGCTGGCACCTGAAAAATACCTGACTGGCGCCGAATGGGCCTGGGGCAATGTCTACAGCGACTTCGTCAAGAGAGCGCAAGCCGGCGAAAAGCTCGGCAATTTCGTGCGCGGCGGCCTCAAGGACGGCTTCGTCAAGATGAGCCCGCTCGGACCTGCTGTGCCGGCCGAGGGACGGACTAAGTTCGATGCCACCCTTGCCGAGATGATGAGCGGCAAGTTCTCGGTCTTCAAGGGACCGATCAAGGACAACAAGGGCAACGTCGTCGTAACGGCTGACAAGAGCTATGCCGAAGATGCCGTCGAGCTCGAGAGCATGGCCTACCTGGTGGAAGGCGTCGTCGGATCCACGGCCTGA
- the queA gene encoding tRNA preQ1(34) S-adenosylmethionine ribosyltransferase-isomerase QueA yields MRVDLFDFDLPDERIALRPAEPRDSARLLVVDPAAGEAQLSDHRVSDLPSFLRAGDALVFNDTKVIPAQLEGIRHREGAGGQQVSATLHMRIGASRWKAFAKPGKRIKIGDRISFGHDGSSCLLGKLDCTVEEKGEGGEVTLAFDLSGPMLDEAIHSVGHIPLPPYIAAKRAEDERDRADYQTIYAREEGAVAAPTAGLHFTPGLFDAIDKAGVERHFVTLHVGAGTFLPMKVDDTDDHKMHFESGYVTAETAASLNAVKARGGRIICVGTTSLRLIESAARENGEIRAWAGDTGIFITPGYRFKAVDMLMTNFHLPRSTLFMLVSAFAGFETMHAAYSHAISTGYRFYSYGDSSLLFRKD; encoded by the coding sequence ATGCGCGTAGACCTCTTTGATTTCGACCTGCCGGATGAACGGATCGCCCTGCGGCCAGCCGAGCCGCGCGACAGCGCGCGTTTGCTCGTCGTCGATCCAGCAGCCGGGGAGGCACAGCTGTCGGATCATCGGGTGAGCGATCTGCCCAGCTTTCTAAGGGCAGGGGACGCACTCGTCTTCAATGATACCAAGGTCATTCCCGCCCAACTCGAAGGCATTCGCCATAGAGAAGGCGCGGGCGGCCAGCAGGTTTCGGCGACGCTGCACATGCGCATTGGCGCCAGTCGCTGGAAAGCCTTCGCCAAGCCCGGAAAACGTATCAAGATCGGCGATCGTATCTCGTTCGGCCACGACGGCAGCAGCTGCCTTCTCGGCAAACTCGATTGCACAGTCGAAGAGAAGGGCGAGGGCGGTGAAGTCACGCTTGCCTTCGATCTTTCCGGGCCAATGCTCGACGAGGCGATCCATTCTGTCGGGCACATTCCGCTGCCGCCCTATATCGCCGCCAAGCGCGCCGAGGATGAGCGTGACCGCGCCGACTACCAGACGATTTACGCCCGCGAGGAGGGTGCCGTTGCGGCCCCGACGGCCGGGCTTCACTTCACGCCGGGTCTTTTCGACGCCATCGACAAGGCAGGTGTCGAGCGGCATTTCGTGACATTGCATGTCGGTGCCGGCACCTTCCTGCCCATGAAGGTGGACGATACCGATGATCACAAGATGCATTTCGAAAGTGGCTACGTCACCGCCGAGACGGCTGCGAGCCTCAATGCCGTCAAGGCGAGGGGCGGGCGGATCATCTGCGTCGGCACGACATCACTGCGGCTGATTGAAAGTGCCGCCCGGGAAAATGGCGAGATCCGCGCCTGGGCCGGCGACACCGGCATCTTCATCACGCCCGGCTACCGCTTCAAGGCGGTTGACATGCTGATGACGAACTTCCATTTGCCTCGTTCGACACTGTTCATGCTCGTTTCGGCGTTTGCCGGCTTCGAGACGATGCACGCAGCCTACAGCCATGCGATCTCGACGGGCTACCGCTTTTATTCCTATGGCGATTCCAGCCTTCTTTTCCGGAAAGACTAA
- a CDS encoding IS30 family transposase, with translation MYRCYTQITLADRRRLHHLVAAKVPVNEMARQLGRHRSTIYREIKRNTFHDRELSDWDGYYSTVAHDISRDRRSRLRKLRRHPALRKQIIKQLEARWSPEQIAGRLLSDGLSRIRVCKETIYRFIYSKEDYELGLYQYLSEARRKRRPMRSRKPRDGAFPASHRISQRPDFIGDRSMFGHWEGDLLIFERPLGHANVTTLVERKSRYTVLIKNPSRHTRPIMDKIISAFSPLPAFARQSFTFDRGTEFAGFRALEDGIGARSWFCDPSAPWQKGTVENANKRIRRYLPGTTDLATVSQRDLLQLTRHLNDQPRKCLGYMTPAEAFMAHLQDGA, from the coding sequence ATGTATCGATGCTATACGCAGATCACCCTTGCCGATCGCCGGCGTCTTCATCATCTGGTGGCGGCAAAGGTTCCGGTCAACGAGATGGCGCGTCAGCTTGGCCGTCATCGCTCGACCATTTACCGCGAGATCAAGCGCAACACGTTTCATGACCGTGAGCTGTCAGACTGGGACGGATACTACAGCACGGTGGCTCACGACATCTCCAGGGACCGTCGGAGCCGATTGAGAAAGCTGCGGCGCCATCCAGCTTTACGCAAGCAGATCATCAAGCAGTTGGAGGCGCGCTGGTCCCCGGAACAGATCGCCGGACGTTTGCTGTCGGACGGGCTCAGTCGCATTCGCGTGTGCAAAGAGACGATTTACCGCTTCATCTACAGCAAGGAAGATTACGAGCTTGGTCTTTATCAGTATCTCTCTGAGGCCCGCCGTAAACGTCGTCCAATGCGTTCCAGGAAGCCGCGCGACGGCGCGTTTCCCGCTAGCCACCGGATATCCCAAAGACCTGATTTCATTGGAGATAGATCGATGTTTGGCCATTGGGAGGGAGACCTCCTCATCTTCGAACGCCCACTCGGCCATGCCAATGTCACCACGCTCGTGGAGCGCAAGAGCCGCTACACCGTTCTCATCAAGAACCCGAGCCGGCACACGAGGCCAATCATGGACAAGATCATCAGCGCGTTTTCGCCATTGCCGGCGTTCGCGCGTCAGAGCTTCACATTTGATCGGGGTACCGAGTTTGCCGGGTTCAGGGCTCTGGAAGACGGGATTGGCGCGAGGAGCTGGTTTTGCGACCCAAGTGCGCCATGGCAGAAAGGGACGGTCGAGAACGCAAACAAGCGCATTCGACGCTACTTGCCCGGCACCACAGATCTCGCCACAGTATCCCAACGCGACCTTCTCCAGCTCACACGCCACCTCAATGATCAGCCGCGTAAATGCCTCGGATACATGACGCCGGCTGAGGCATTCATGGCACATTTGCAGGATGGGGCGTGA